The genomic window GTATTCCAGTATTTGGTGGTTAAGGCATTAAAATATTTTTATGGTTCACCGCACTTACTTTTTGGCGCTTTAATGTTCTTTTCGTGCATTTTAGCCGGCTTAGTTGATGAAGTTTCCGCAATTTTAATTACTATCGGCATTGCAGGAGAAATCTCTCGGCACACGAAAGTGAGCATTATTCCTTATTTATTGGGTTTAGTAATGGCAACAAATGTGGGCAGTGCTGTAACTTTAATTGGTAATCCAATTGGAATTTATTTAGCATTTGCCGGCAAATTAACCTTTCTTGATTTTTTAAGAAATTCAACAGTGATTTCAATCTTATCCGCATTGCTGATTATTGGAATGATAGTTTATATTTATCGGAATCAAATTAAAAGTAAAATTGCAATTGAGAAAAACGAACGCGAAGGTAAATTGGAATTAAAGAATGCCTTATCGATAAAAGAACTGGAATCAAAACTGGAAATAAAAGATAAAAAAGAAATATCCTTAGCCATTATAATTTTTATTGTATTTGTCATATTGGTCATTCTGCATTCGTTTTTAGAACATCTTTTGGGCGTTGAAGAACGGACTGTGCTTTTAGCCACGGTTTTAGCCATTGTCGGTTTTATTGTGTTGCGAGAAGAAGAACGCGGTCGGTATTTTATTGAGAAAGGACCTGATTGGTGGACAATTCTTTATTTCATGTTTCTTTTTGCTAATGCTGCCTGTTTGGAATATACTGGAGTAACGGCAAAAGTTGCCCATATTATTATGAATGCCGGACAACTACTACCTTTAAGATTTATGGGTGATTTAAGTCAAAGTGCAAATGTTTTAACTTTATTGCTTTGGAGTTCCGGGCTACTGTCTGGATTTGTTGATAATCTACCAGTAGTTGCGGCATTAGTGCCAGTTGTGAAAGATTTAATTGCCAGTGGTTTGCCAAAAGGCAATATTTTGTGGTGGAGTCTTTTGATTGGTGGCTGTTTTGGCGGTAATCTGACAATGATTGGCTCTACGGCGAATTTAGTTGCGATTGGCGTTTTTGAACGAAGTTATCGTCGTAAGTTTTCCTTCAAAAATTGGTTAAAACTTGGTATAATTGTTACTTTAGTTACCTTAGTTTTTGCTAATCTCTTCCTGTTAATAAAATTAAGATTTAGCCAATGATATGCTGATGATTCTTGAAAAATGCCTCAGAGAAGAACTATGAAATTTCTCGATGCCAATTGGGCTTCAGGGTCATAAATTGAGTTTCAAATTAAGATTATGCTGAATGTAATCTTAGTTGTGAATGGAGAAAAAATCGTGAAAGATAAAATACAGCCGTTCTTAAATAAAGAACAGCACAAAATTGTCTTAACCGGCTTATTTTCCCTATCAACCGAAGCAAAAACCATTGAAGAAGAAAGATATCAATGGCAAAATCTATTTTCTTTAAGAGAAGAATTTGAACAGAATGGGTTTTCGGTTTCAATTATTACAGAAAAGGGTTCGGTGTTTAATCTTATAAATACGGTGCAAATCATTTCCGCTGAACTTTTAGTATTACCGAAAGAGAAATTTTTGACTTTAGCACAAGATGAGTTTGATGATTTTTTAACCCAATTACCGTGTGCGTTGATATTGTATTAGAAACATTAATGGAGAGAAATTATAATGTTATCATTAAAAAGAAAGGAGCAAAATGACAAGAAGTGAAGAACTGATAAAGCAAGTTTTTGATTATAGTGCTCGGAATTATAATCCGTTGCCCGTAGTATTAAGCCGAGGCGCTGGTGTCTGGGTCTATGATGTTGAAGGGAAAAAATATCTTGATATGCTCTCTTCATATTCCGCATTAAATCAAGGACATTGCCATCCGAAAATTGTTCAGACTCTTAAAGAACAATCGGAAAAATTAACCTTAACTTCACGAGCATTTCATAATGACCAATTTCCCATCTTTTGTAGATATCTTTGTGAAATTACCCGAAAAGATAAAGTGCTTTTAATGAATACGGGTGCGGAAGCAGTTGAAACTGCAATTAAAGCCGCACGCAAATGGGGCTATCTGAAAAAGAAAGTTAAAGAAAATTGTGCTGAGATTATTGTCTGTGAAAATAATTTTCATGGTCGAACTACGACAATTATTAGTTTTTCTTCTGAAGAACAATATCGCTTAGGATTCGGTCCTTACACACCGGGTTTTAAGATTATTCCTTATGACGATTTATCCGCATTAGAAAATGCAATAAATCCCAATACCGTCGGTTTTTTAGTTGAGCCGATTCAAGGTGAAGGCGGAGTTATTATACCCAAACCCGGCTATCTAAAAAAAGCACAAGAAATCTGCCAAAAGCATAATGTCCTTTTTATCTTAGATGAAATCCAAACTGGTTTGGGAAGAACTGGTAAGTTGTTTGCTTATGAATATGAAGATGCCATACCTGATATTTTAATTTTAGGTAAAGCCTTAGGCGGCGGTGTCTATCCCGTTTCTGCAATTTGTGCTAATGATGATATTATGGATGTCTTTACCCCAGGCGACCATGGTTCTACTTTTGGCGGCAATCCTCTGGCGTGTGCTGTAGGAATGTCTGCTTTAGATGTGATTATGAAAGAGAATTTAATTGAGAATGCTCGAATAATGGGCGAATATTTCATTAGTAAATTAAATGCAATTAAATCACCTTGTATTCAAGAAATAAGAGGTAAAGGTTTGTTGATTGGTGTGGAAATAAAAAGAACTTTTGGTAAAGCACGACCATTTTGCGAACAGTTGATGGCTGAAGGCATATTAGCAAAAGAGACGCACGATTATGTAATTCGGTTTGCGCCACCTTTGATTATTAAGAAAGAAGATATTGACTGGGCAATACCGAAAATTGAAAAGGTTTTAACTAAACAATAAGGGATTGGCTGAAATGTGCTACTTGCCTTTATCAAAAATTTATATTAATATATTATGATTATTTATATTATGAAAAAAAATATATTTATATTAACATTTTTATTGTTTGTCGGACTTGCTAACGCCGAGCCGATTAAAGATTGGTGCGGAACTGCGCAAGCACTGGAAGATTTCCGACAAGGCAAATTACAAAACCGACCAACGCTTTCAGGACCGGTCGAATATATTGAGCGACCTCTTTTTCGCATTCACTATACTCGTCAAGGAGTTGATGCAGTCTCAGTTGCTTATGCTGAATCTACTGCCAGTGCGCTTCAATATAGTTGGACAAGATTAGTTGATTCTTTAGGCTGGTTACCACCACCACCAGATTTTGGTTTAGGTGGCGATAACCGCTATGATGTGTATATAAAACAGTTATCATCGGGTATTGCGGGAGTAACTTATCCCGAATACAGTTATACTAATCCTTA from candidate division WOR-3 bacterium includes these protein-coding regions:
- a CDS encoding SLC13 family permease, with amino-acid sequence VFQYLVVKALKYFYGSPHLLFGALMFFSCILAGLVDEVSAILITIGIAGEISRHTKVSIIPYLLGLVMATNVGSAVTLIGNPIGIYLAFAGKLTFLDFLRNSTVISILSALLIIGMIVYIYRNQIKSKIAIEKNEREGKLELKNALSIKELESKLEIKDKKEISLAIIIFIVFVILVILHSFLEHLLGVEERTVLLATVLAIVGFIVLREEERGRYFIEKGPDWWTILYFMFLFANAACLEYTGVTAKVAHIIMNAGQLLPLRFMGDLSQSANVLTLLLWSSGLLSGFVDNLPVVAALVPVVKDLIASGLPKGNILWWSLLIGGCFGGNLTMIGSTANLVAIGVFERSYRRKFSFKNWLKLGIIVTLVTLVFANLFLLIKLRFSQ
- the rocD gene encoding ornithine--oxo-acid transaminase, which codes for MTRSEELIKQVFDYSARNYNPLPVVLSRGAGVWVYDVEGKKYLDMLSSYSALNQGHCHPKIVQTLKEQSEKLTLTSRAFHNDQFPIFCRYLCEITRKDKVLLMNTGAEAVETAIKAARKWGYLKKKVKENCAEIIVCENNFHGRTTTIISFSSEEQYRLGFGPYTPGFKIIPYDDLSALENAINPNTVGFLVEPIQGEGGVIIPKPGYLKKAQEICQKHNVLFILDEIQTGLGRTGKLFAYEYEDAIPDILILGKALGGGVYPVSAICANDDIMDVFTPGDHGSTFGGNPLACAVGMSALDVIMKENLIENARIMGEYFISKLNAIKSPCIQEIRGKGLLIGVEIKRTFGKARPFCEQLMAEGILAKETHDYVIRFAPPLIIKKEDIDWAIPKIEKVLTKQ